CCCCGCCGTGACCGCCGTTGCTGCCGGCGAAGGTGGTCGCACCGCCCCCACCGCCGGTCCCCCCGTTGCCTAAGAACAGCCCGCCGGCGCCGGCGTTGCCGCCAGCGCCGCCAGCGCCGGTGGCACTACTACCGCCGGCCCCGCCGTGACCGCCGTTGCCGATCAATCCGGCAGCGCCGCCGTCACCGCCCGCCAGCCCGCTGCCCGCCGCTTGGCTGTAGCCTTTGCCGCCGTCGCCGAGAAGCCAGCCGCCGGCCCCGCCGTTGGGGTTCGCCGCCGTACCATCGGCTCCGTTGCCGATCAGCGGGCGCCCCAGCAGCACCTGGGTGGGCTCATTGATCGCGTTGAACAGGGCCTGAATCGGCGATGCATTGGCGGCCTCGGCGGCCGCGTACGCGCCCGCTCCGGCGTTCAGGGTCTGCATGAATTGGGCGTGAAAGCTCGCGGCTTGAGCGCTGAGGGCCTGGTAGGCCTGGGCGTGCGTGTTGAACAGTGCCGAAACGGCCGCAGATACCTCATCGGCGCCGGCGGCCAGCACCGACGTCGTCGGGAACGCTGCCGCCGCATTCGCCACGTGGATGGTTGAACCGATATTGGCCAGATCTGAAACCGCCGCCTCCAGCATCTCCGTACTTGCGACTACGAATGACATCTGTGTCCTCCCCAAATCGAGCGGCTTCCGGCTGGTGTCACTCGGTCGGATCTGGTGACAACCTGACGTTAGGGGACAGTAACGCGACTGTGCGGCGGGTTTCGCACTTTCGGACATGATTGTTCGCCAGAACAACGAAGCCCGCCGCGGGCGTGACGCTTCCGCCCGGCCGCTGGCCGACCGAGTGCGCCCACGCGCGGCCAGCGTTCCGAACCGGGGCGCCGCGTGATCGTGGCGGCCCAGTTCTTTTCGCGCGCAACGCTATCGGTTGGCCAACCACTCGGCCTGCATGGTCAGCAGCCCCAGCAACTCCTGCCGCGGGGTGGCCGGATCGAGTTCGCGGTATCGCTGATAGATGTTCACGACCACCCGTTCGGAGTCCAGCCAGGTCGCGTACTCGCCGAGGTCGATGGTGTCGACGGCCTCGACGAACGACAACCCCTTGCGGTAGGCGGCTTCGGCTTGTTCGCTGATGTGTACGAGATAGCCACGGACAGCACGGATTCCGTCGGAGTCGGTGATTGGGCCGTGGCCGGGCACCACGACGGACGGCTCCAGCGCGATCATCGCGTCGCAGGCCGCGATCCAGTTGGCGATCGGGCCGGCCCAGACAATCGGCGTGCAGCCGATGAACAGCAGGTCCCCGGCGAAGAGCACACCGGCGTCGGGCACGTGCACCACCGAGTCGGCTGCGGTGTGGGCGGGTCCGAGGTTCAGCAGTTCGACTCGCCGCCCGCCGACCTCGATAGTCAACTGACGGTCGAAGGTCTGGTCGGCGTTGCGTACCGTGATGCCACCGAAGTCGAAGTGCCCGAAGCGGTCTCGCGCATAGCCGGTGGCGACCGGGCCGAGGTCGGCGGTTTGCAGCCGGGCCAGCATCTCCGGGTGCATGCCGTGCGCGATCTCCTCGGCCGTGCCTTGGGCGGCGATGATCCGTACCGAGGGATCCAACAGTTGGTTGCCGTGGGTGTGGTCACCGTTGGAGTGGGTGATCAGCGCGTCGGTGATGGGCGCACGATCGGTGATCGGCTTCATCGCGTCCAGCATCTCGCGGGTCAGCGCGAGGTCGAACAGCGTGTCCACCAACAGCGATGCCCCGTCGCCGGCGACCAGCCCGGCGTTGCTCCAGCCGTACCCCCCGTCCGGCAGCGTCCACGCCCATACCAGGTCGGCGACTTCATGGAGGCCCCGCGTGTAGGGCACCCGCGCCGGGGCCCGATTGACCCGGGCCGGCGCCGTCGGCGCGTCGGGGTTGCGCCGGGGCGTCAGCGGATGCGGCGCTTTACTGACACGCACGGTCTGGCGCGTCTCGCCAAGTCCCTCGGCGCGCAGGGTCACCACGTCGCCGTCGTGCAGCCAACCCGGGAACGACTCAAGGGCACCCAGGTGCTCCACCAGCGTGCAGGTGGGCACCGTGCCGGAGCCGAACACGTCGCCGGGTCGCAGCAGCACCCCGCGGGAGGCATAGGAAATCACCTCGCCGAACGTCCAGTCCATCGCCCCGGTCGAACCCGAGCCGATCACCGTGTCGTTGACCCACGCGGTGACCTGCAGGTGCAGCCTGCCGTCGCGGCGGTACGGCTCCAGCTCGTCCGGGGTGACCAGATACGGGCCGAGGGTGACTCCGCTGTCTTTTCCCTTGGCCTGTCCGATCCGCAGCTGGCCCTCCAGCATCTGCAGGTCGCGTGCCGACCAGTCGTTGAAAATCGTGTAGCCGACGATCGACTGTTCGGCCTGCTCGACCGTCAGGTCCTTGCCGCCGGTTCCGATCACCGCCGCGATTTCCAACTCGAAGTCCTGCCAGACACTTCCCGGTGCCGTCGGCGCGTCGTCGCAAGGTCCCAGAACCGTTGCCGGACAAGCGAAGTAGAACGCCGGGATGCGATACCAGGTGTCGGCGAGCACCCGGCCCCCGCCCAGGGCCTGCTGGCAATTGCGCATATGGTCCAGGAAGCACAGCGAGTCTCGGATCGACGGCGGACGCGGGATCGGCGGCGCCAGCGACACGTCATCGAGGCCGACCACCGCCGCCGGTGAGCGCAACGCAGCCTCGCCGGCCGCGCGCAGCCCGTCGGCGCCCCCGCCGAGCAGGTCGAGCAGCGCCGATCCCGGTGGCAGCGCATAGATCGTGTCGCCGGAGAGCACGCCGGCCCGTTCGCCGTCGTCGCTGCGGTAGGTCACCCACTTCATTCCCGCACCACCTCATTCGGGTCCTTGTCCGGCCGCAGCCCACGCCAACTCGTTTGACGCAGCCGATTGTCGGGGGTCCATTCGCTATAGCGCACCTCGCCCACCAGCCGCGGCTCAACGAACGTGACGCCCTTGGCCTCTCGCGCCGGAAGCGAAGCTCCGAAAGGATTTTCGTCGGTGTGCAGCGGCGCCAACGTCCTTTTCAGGTTGTCCAGGTCGCGTTCGGTGAAGCCCGTTCCGACCCGCCCGGCGAAAAGCAGCCCGGAAGGTCCGGGGATGCCCATCAGCAGCGAGCCGATGCCACTGCTGCGGCCCCCCTCCCCGGCGCGCCAGCCGCCGATGACGACGTCCTGGGTGTTCCAGTGCTTGTCCTTGACCCACGCTGCCGAACGCCGGCCCGGCTGATAACCGGAATCCCGGCGCTTGGCGATCACACCCTCCCAGCCACGTTTGCGCGAGTAAGCCATGGCCTCGGCTCCGTCGCCGGGCAGCAGCTCCGGAACGATGAGTTCACTTGCGCTGGCGAGGGTTTCCAGCAGCTTGCGCCGGTCCTGGTACTTGGCACGCAACAGCGAGCGGCCATCGAGGTAGAGCAGGTCGAACGCCCAGAACTCGATGCGGGTGGCCCGAACCCGGTTCTGCATTTCGTTGAAGCTGGGCACGCCGGCGGCGTCGAGTGCGACCACCTCCCCGTCGAGCACCACGTGGTGATCGGCGAGGTCTGCTGCCAGCGAACGCAATTGCGGATATTCCTTGGTGACGTCACGGCCACTACGGGAGCGCAGCCGCACGGCGCCGTGGTCGGCCTCCACCAGCAACCGGTAGCCGTCCCACTTGCCTTCGAAGGCCCACTGGCCCGCTTTGAGACGGTCCACCGAACCGTGTGTGGTGAGCATCGGAGCCAGGGTGTCGAAGTCGAAGGCCTGCTGGTCCTTCATGCGATGCGCCAGCCACTGGTCACCGCTGGTCTGGATCAGCGCGTACCGCCCGGAGATTCGCCTGCCGTGCAGGTTGACGATCACTTCTCCTTTTTCGGGTCCTTTTTCGGGTCCTTTTTCGGACCCTTTTTCGGCCCCGTCGCCGGAGTCGCGGAACTTCTCGGTGTCGTACGTGCCGGTGTCCCAGATGATCACCTTCCCGGCGCCGTACTCACCCCTCGGGATCGTGCCCTCGAATGCCGCATATTCCAGCGGATGATCTTCGGTGCGCACCGCAAGATGGTTCACCGAGGCGGTTTCCGGCAGGTTCTTCGGCACCGCCCACGACACCAGCACGCCATCGCGTTCCAGCCGGAAGTCGTAGTGCAGCCGGCGGGCGTGATGCTCCTGGATGACAAATGTATTGCCCTGGCCGACAACCGGTTTGGACCGAGGAACCGGTTCGGGGGTCTTCGACGCGTCGCGCATGCTGCGGTATTTGGTCAACCGGTCCGCTACGGCGGGCAGGTCGGCATCCAGCGACGCGAGCAGGTCCCCGTCGCGGGCTACCCGGGGCAGCACCTCGTCATAGCGCAGCTGGCGCAGCCCGGGGTCGTCCAGTTCGTCCCAGGTGCGGGGTGCGGCGACCGTCGGCTGGTCGCGCCCGCGCAGCGAATACGGGGCGATGGTGGTCTTGGATCCGTTGTTCTGGCTCCAGTCCAAGAACACCTTGCCCGCCCGCAGGCTCTTGGTCATGGTGGCGGTGACCAGCGTGGGCATCGCCTTCTCCAGCTGTTGCGCAACGCGTTTGGCCAGCACCGTGGCACCCCTGCTGCTCACCGGCTCATCCAGCGGTGCGTAGAGATGCAGGCCCTTGCTGCCGCTGGTCAGCGGGAAGACGGTCAGCCCGATATCGGCGATCAGCTCCCGGACCGCATGTGCGACCTCGACTAGCTGGGCCATGGTCACGCCCTCGCCCGGGTCCAGGTCGAACACCAATCGGGTAGCCGGTCCGGGCTTCAGCTCTTGCGCGCCACGTCGCGTCCATTCGGCGACAAACCGCCACTGCGGCACATGCACCTCGAGTGCCGCCTGCTGGGCTATCCAGGCAAGCCCCGTCGCGCTGTCGATGATCGGATAGATCGTGGTTCCGGACCGGTGCACGACGCTTGCCCGCGGCAGCCAGTCCGGCGCTGACGACGCCAGTTGCTTTTCGAAGAACGAAGGTTGGTCGACTCCGTTGGGCCAGCGCTTGCGGGTCGCCGGACGCCCGGCGATATGCGGCACCATCACCTCGGCGATGCGGGTGTAGTAGTCGAAGACGTCGCGCTTGGTGGTGCCGGTCGCCGGATAGAGCACCTTGTCCGCGTTGGTCAGCTTGACCGGCTGCTCCATACTGTCAACGTAACCTGTCGACATGGCGCGCGGTCTGGTGATCGGCGAAGCACTGGTCGACATCGTCGGCGGTCCGGTTGCCACGGAGCACGTCGGTGGCAGCCCGTTGAACGTCGCCGTCGGACTGGCAAGGCTGGGCCGCGATGTCGATCTGCTGACCCACTTCGGTGACGACGCGCACGGACGGCAGATTGCCGACTACGTCAAAGCTGCTGGGGCACAGCTTGTTCCGGGAAGCATCTGCGCGCAACGAACGCCCACCGGGGTGGTGACGATCGCCGCGGACGGCACGGCCAGCTATGTGTTCGATCTGGAATGGCAGCTTTCCGGTATACCGCCCGTCCCACCGCCGCTGTTCGTGCACACCGGATCCATCGCCGCCGTACGCGAGCCCGGGTGCCTGGCGGTCGCGGCGCTGCTCGACGCTTATCGGGTGTCGGCCACGGTCACCTTTGACCCCAACGTGCGCCCGTCGCTGACCGCCGAGGCGGACCTGGCCCGCGAACGCATCGAACGCCTGGTGGAGCGCAGTGACATCGTCAAGGCCAGCGACGAGGATCTGCGCTGGATCCATCCCACCCGCTCGCCGGAGCACACCGCCCGGACCTGGCTGGCGTCGGGACCGGCGATCGTCGCACTCACCAGGGGCGAGCAGGGGTCGGTCGCGTTCTGCGCGGCCGGCGAGGCCCGCGCGGCGGCCCGGCCGGTTCAAGTGATCGACACCGTCGGCGCCGGCGACGCTTACATGGCCGGCCTGCTCGACACGCTATGGGACCGGGGCCTGCTGGGTGCCGACCGGCGCGCACGACTGCGCCGGATCGGCGTCGACGAGCTGA
The nucleotide sequence above comes from Mycobacterium pseudokansasii. Encoded proteins:
- a CDS encoding fumarylacetoacetate hydrolase family protein, giving the protein MKWVTYRSDDGERAGVLSGDTIYALPPGSALLDLLGGGADGLRAAGEAALRSPAAVVGLDDVSLAPPIPRPPSIRDSLCFLDHMRNCQQALGGGRVLADTWYRIPAFYFACPATVLGPCDDAPTAPGSVWQDFELEIAAVIGTGGKDLTVEQAEQSIVGYTIFNDWSARDLQMLEGQLRIGQAKGKDSGVTLGPYLVTPDELEPYRRDGRLHLQVTAWVNDTVIGSGSTGAMDWTFGEVISYASRGVLLRPGDVFGSGTVPTCTLVEHLGALESFPGWLHDGDVVTLRAEGLGETRQTVRVSKAPHPLTPRRNPDAPTAPARVNRAPARVPYTRGLHEVADLVWAWTLPDGGYGWSNAGLVAGDGASLLVDTLFDLALTREMLDAMKPITDRAPITDALITHSNGDHTHGNQLLDPSVRIIAAQGTAEEIAHGMHPEMLARLQTADLGPVATGYARDRFGHFDFGGITVRNADQTFDRQLTIEVGGRRVELLNLGPAHTAADSVVHVPDAGVLFAGDLLFIGCTPIVWAGPIANWIAACDAMIALEPSVVVPGHGPITDSDGIRAVRGYLVHISEQAEAAYRKGLSFVEAVDTIDLGEYATWLDSERVVVNIYQRYRELDPATPRQELLGLLTMQAEWLANR
- a CDS encoding ATP-dependent DNA ligase, coding for MEQPVKLTNADKVLYPATGTTKRDVFDYYTRIAEVMVPHIAGRPATRKRWPNGVDQPSFFEKQLASSAPDWLPRASVVHRSGTTIYPIIDSATGLAWIAQQAALEVHVPQWRFVAEWTRRGAQELKPGPATRLVFDLDPGEGVTMAQLVEVAHAVRELIADIGLTVFPLTSGSKGLHLYAPLDEPVSSRGATVLAKRVAQQLEKAMPTLVTATMTKSLRAGKVFLDWSQNNGSKTTIAPYSLRGRDQPTVAAPRTWDELDDPGLRQLRYDEVLPRVARDGDLLASLDADLPAVADRLTKYRSMRDASKTPEPVPRSKPVVGQGNTFVIQEHHARRLHYDFRLERDGVLVSWAVPKNLPETASVNHLAVRTEDHPLEYAAFEGTIPRGEYGAGKVIIWDTGTYDTEKFRDSGDGAEKGSEKGPEKGPEKGEVIVNLHGRRISGRYALIQTSGDQWLAHRMKDQQAFDFDTLAPMLTTHGSVDRLKAGQWAFEGKWDGYRLLVEADHGAVRLRSRSGRDVTKEYPQLRSLAADLADHHVVLDGEVVALDAAGVPSFNEMQNRVRATRIEFWAFDLLYLDGRSLLRAKYQDRRKLLETLASASELIVPELLPGDGAEAMAYSRKRGWEGVIAKRRDSGYQPGRRSAAWVKDKHWNTQDVVIGGWRAGEGGRSSGIGSLLMGIPGPSGLLFAGRVGTGFTERDLDNLKRTLAPLHTDENPFGASLPAREAKGVTFVEPRLVGEVRYSEWTPDNRLRQTSWRGLRPDKDPNEVVRE
- a CDS encoding carbohydrate kinase family protein — encoded protein: MARGLVIGEALVDIVGGPVATEHVGGSPLNVAVGLARLGRDVDLLTHFGDDAHGRQIADYVKAAGAQLVPGSICAQRTPTGVVTIAADGTASYVFDLEWQLSGIPPVPPPLFVHTGSIAAVREPGCLAVAALLDAYRVSATVTFDPNVRPSLTAEADLARERIERLVERSDIVKASDEDLRWIHPTRSPEHTARTWLASGPAIVALTRGEQGSVAFCAAGEARAAARPVQVIDTVGAGDAYMAGLLDTLWDRGLLGADRRARLRRIGVDELTAALEVASVASALTVTRAGADLPDRAALHAQLDLLP